The following proteins are co-located in the Bacteroidota bacterium genome:
- a CDS encoding T9SS type A sorting domain-containing protein has protein sequence MSTRFIPLATLFFSFTLTTFSQGWQSLGPDSTNWQNVRRVSGKWLSPTDYRLAAASAFYGITIYSPSTQWDYKFKSWYDPFWGTGTTYFYFDFSPWEQDFAFGFTGYAQAFVEAAFFIQRVSLTPNPLFSELPAAGCWVTPLGLLFPPESDSLVFASVCGLHRSSNRGMTWDTVAGYSWGVAFAKLLGMNKTLGHILYKSDMTPAYQAHVYLSTNRGRNWDSIFTAYVPYTQYPEESPYCAIATGDTILVGVQTTVFDTSRNIGIFRSTNGGSSWSHVYTNKRVVDIAESNVSPNTLFAASEAGIIKSTDWGATWFAYNNGLPTTQLTSLLLSPYSDTMFVSTETHGVLKVWNFLTDVAEKSPLPERFELMQNYPNPFNPTTAISYQLSALSHVTLKVYDLLGREVATLVDEVMGPGKYERTFSAPDLASGTYLLRLSTGGVIKVRKILLLK, from the coding sequence ATGTCTACTCGGTTCATTCCCCTTGCAACCCTGTTCTTCTCTTTCACCCTCACCACATTTTCACAAGGCTGGCAATCCCTCGGACCTGACTCAACGAACTGGCAGAACGTTCGGCGCGTTTCGGGGAAGTGGCTTTCGCCGACTGACTACAGACTTGCTGCCGCATCCGCATTCTACGGCATTACCATCTACTCCCCGTCCACTCAATGGGACTACAAATTCAAATCCTGGTACGATCCGTTTTGGGGGACGGGAACGACGTATTTCTATTTCGACTTCTCTCCTTGGGAACAGGACTTTGCGTTTGGGTTCACAGGCTATGCACAAGCATTTGTTGAAGCCGCGTTTTTCATACAACGTGTTTCCCTTACGCCGAACCCTCTCTTTTCGGAATTGCCTGCAGCAGGATGTTGGGTCACTCCGCTTGGACTGCTCTTTCCTCCTGAGTCGGACTCGCTTGTCTTCGCTTCAGTATGCGGTTTGCATCGCAGCAGCAACCGCGGAATGACGTGGGATACGGTCGCCGGTTACTCGTGGGGTGTTGCATTTGCGAAGCTCCTCGGAATGAACAAGACGCTCGGTCACATTCTCTACAAAAGCGACATGACTCCTGCATACCAAGCGCACGTGTATCTATCAACAAACCGTGGGAGGAATTGGGATTCGATCTTTACGGCATACGTACCGTACACGCAGTATCCCGAGGAGTCGCCGTACTGTGCCATCGCAACCGGGGATACAATTCTCGTTGGAGTTCAGACCACGGTGTTCGACACTTCGCGTAACATTGGCATATTCAGGTCAACCAACGGAGGAAGTTCGTGGTCACACGTATACACAAACAAGCGCGTCGTTGACATTGCAGAATCGAACGTCTCCCCCAACACACTCTTCGCCGCGTCGGAGGCGGGGATTATCAAGTCCACCGACTGGGGCGCAACGTGGTTTGCATACAACAACGGCCTGCCGACAACACAACTGACGAGCCTTCTTCTTAGCCCGTACTCCGACACGATGTTCGTCTCAACGGAAACTCATGGCGTACTGAAGGTATGGAATTTTCTGACTGATGTTGCGGAGAAAAGTCCGTTGCCAGAGCGATTTGAGTTGATGCAGAATTATCCGAACCCGTTCAATCCAACAACGGCAATCAGCTATCAGCTTTCGGCTCTCAGCCATGTCACGCTCAAAGTCTACGACTTGCTTGGCAGAGAAGTGGCGACGTTGGTGGATGAAGTAATGGGGCCGGGCAAGTATGAACGTACTTTCAGCGCTCCCGACTTGGCCAGTGGCACATATTTGCTGCGGCTGTCAACAGGTGGGGTCATCAAGGTCAGAAAGATTCTTCTTTTGAAATAG